The Procambarus clarkii isolate CNS0578487 chromosome 66, FALCON_Pclarkii_2.0, whole genome shotgun sequence genome has a window encoding:
- the LOC138355209 gene encoding mucin-3B-like, translated as MSKTLPHTTRNLMSKTLPHTTRNLMSKTLPHTTRNLMSKTLPHTTRNLMSKTLPHTTRNLMSKTLPHTTRNLMSKTLPHTTRNLMSKTLPHTTRNLMSKTLPHTTRNLMSKTLPHTTRNLMSKTLPHTTRNLMSKTLPHTTRNLMSKTLPHTTRNLMSKTLPHTTRNLMSKTLPHTTRNLMSKTLPHTTRNLMSKTLPHTTRNLMSKTLPHTTRNLMSKTLPHTTRNLMSKTLPHTTRNLMSKTLPHTTRNLMSKTLPHTTRNLMSKTLPHTTRNLMSKTLPHTTRNLMSKTLPHTTRNLMSKTLPHTTRNLMSKTLPHTTRNLMSKTLPHTTRNLMSKTLPHTTRNLMSKTLPHTTRNLMSKTLPHTTRNLMSKTLPHTTRNLMSKTLPHTTRNLMSKTLPHTTRNLMSKTLPHTTRNLMSKTLPHTTRNLMSKTLPHITRNLMSKTLPHTTRNLMSKTLPHTTRNLMSKTLPHTTRNLMSKTLPHTTRNLMSKTLPHTTRNLMSKTLPHTTRNLMSKTLPHTTRNLMSKTLPHTTRNLMSKTLPHTTRNLMSKTLPHTTRNLMSKTLPHTTRNLMSKTLPHTTRNLMSKTLPHTTRNLMSKTLPHTTRNLMSKTLPHTTRNLMSKTLPHTTRNLMSKTLPHTTRNLMSKTLPHTTRNLMSKTLPHTTRNLMSKTLPHTTRNLMSKTLPHTTRNLMSKTLPHTTRNLMSKTLPHTTRNLMSKTLPHTTRNLMSKTLPHTTRNLMSKTLPHTTRNLMSKTLPHTTRNLMSKTLPHTTRNLMSKTLPHTTRNLMSKTLPHTTRNLMSKTLPHTTRNLMSKTLPHTTRNLMSKTLPHTTRNLMSKTLPHTTRNLMSKTLPHTTRNLMSKTLPHTTRNLMSKTLPHTTRNLTQLSLLTLTTIFFYL; from the coding sequence ATGTCCAAGACCCTGCCTCACACGACCCGTAATCTTATGTCCAAGACCCTGCCTCACACGACCCGTAATCTTATGTCCAAGACCTTGCCTCACACGACCCGTAATCTTATGTCCAAGACCCTGCCTCACACGACCCGTAATCTTATGTCCAAGACCCTGCCTCACACGACCCGTAATCTTATGTCCAAGACCCTGCCTCACACGACCCGTAATCTTATGTCCAagaccctgcctcacaccacccgTAATCTTATGTCCAAGACCCTGCCTCACACGACCCGTAATCTTATGTCCAAGACCCTGCCTCACACGACCCGTAATCTTATGTCCAagaccctgcctcacaccacccgTAATCTTATGTCCAAGACCCTGCCTCACACGACCCGTAATCTTATGTCCAAGACCCTGCCTCACACGACCCGTAATCTTATGTCCAagaccctgcctcacaccacccgTAATCTTATGTCCAAGACCCTGCCTCACACGACCCGTAATCTTATGTCCAagaccctgcctcacaccacccgTAATCTTATGTCCAagaccctgcctcacaccacccgTAATCTTATGTCCAagaccctgcctcacaccacccgTAATCTTATGTCCAAGACCCTGCCTCACACGACCCGTAATCTTATGTCCAAGACCCTGCCTCACACGACCCGTAATCTTATGTCCAagaccctgcctcacaccacccgTAATCTTATGTCCAagaccctgcctcacaccacccgTAATCTTATGTCCAAGACCCTGCCTCACACGACCCGTAATCTTATGTCCAAGACCCTGCCTCACACGACCCGTAATCTTATGTCCAAGACCCTGCCTCACACGACCCGTAATCTTATGTCCAAGACCCTGCCTCACACGACCCGTAATCTTATGTCCAAGACCCTGCCTCACACGACCCGTAATCTTATGTCCAAGACCCTGCCTCACACGACCCGTAATCTTATGTCCAAGACCCTGCCTCACACGACCCGTAATCTTATGTCCAagaccctgcctcacaccacccgTAATCTTATGTCCAagaccctgcctcacaccacccgTAATCTTATGTCCAAGACCCTGCCTCACACGACCCGTAATCTTATGTCCAAGACCCTGCCTCACACGACCCGTAATCTTATGTCCAAGACCCTGCCTCACACGACCCGTAATCTTATGTCCAAGACCCTGCCTCACACGACCCGTAATCTTATGTCCAAGACCCTGCCTCACACGACCCGTAATCTTATGTCCAAGACCCTGCCTCACACGACCCGTAATCTTATGTCCAAGACCCTGCCTCACATCACCCGTAATCTTATGTCCAAGACCCTGCCTCACACGACCCGTAATCTTATGTCCAAGACCCTGCCTCACACGACCCGTAATCTTATGTCCAagaccctgcctcacaccacccgTAATCTTATGTCCAagaccctgcctcacaccacccgTAATCTTATGTCCAAGACCCTGCCTCACACGACCCGTAATCTTATGTCCAagaccctgcctcacaccacccgTAATCTTATGTCCAagaccctgcctcacaccacccgTAATCTTATGTCCAagaccctgcctcacaccacccgTAATCTTATGTCCAAGACCCTGCCTCACACGACCCGTAATCTTATGTCCAAGACCCTGCCTCACACGACCCGTAATCTTATGTCCAagaccctgcctcacaccacccgTAATCTTATGTCCAagaccctgcctcacaccacccgTAATCTTATGTCCAagaccctgcctcacaccacccgTAATCTTATGTCCAAGACCCTGCCTCACACGACCCGTAATCTTATGTCCAAGACCCTGCCTCACACGACCCGTAATCTTATGTCCAagaccctgcctcacaccacccgTAATCTTATGTCCAAGACCCTGCCTCACACGACCCGTAATCTTATGTCCAagaccctgcctcacaccacccgTAATCTTATGTCCAAGACCCTGCCTCACACGACCCGTAATCTTATGTCCAAGACCCTGCCTCACACGACCCGTAATCTTATGTCCAAGACCCTGCCTCACACGACCCGTAATCTTATGTCCAagaccctgcctcacaccacccgTAATCTTATGTCCAagaccctgcctcacaccacccgTAATCTTATGTCCAagaccctgcctcacaccacccgTAATCTTATGTCCAagaccctgcctcacaccacccgTAATCTTATGTCCAagaccctgcctcacaccacccgTAATCTTATGTCCAAGACCCTGCCTCACACGACCCGTAATCTTATGTCCAAGACCCTGCCTCACACGACCCGTAATCTTATGTCCAAGACCCTGCCTCACACGACCCGTAATCTTATGTCCAagaccctgcctcacaccacccgTAATCTTATGTCCAAGACCCTGCCTCACACGACCCGTAATCTTATGTCCAAGACCCTGCCTCACACGACCCGTAATCTTATGTCCAagaccctgcctcacaccacccgTAATCTTATGTCCAagaccctgcctcacaccacccgTAATCTTATGTCCAagaccctgcctcacaccacccgTAATCTTATGTCCAAGACCCTGCCTCACACGACCCGTAATCTTATGTCCAagaccctgcctcacaccacccgTAATCTGACACAGTTATCACTCTTAACGTtaactacaatttttttttatctttaa